From Sphingomonas hengshuiensis, one genomic window encodes:
- a CDS encoding phytanoyl-CoA dioxygenase family protein has protein sequence MAFTLEDHGAAHLPGAAAPFLSALEALASRVPVARGGVRLHGVEGLAELLAPDVLGAAAVQVLGADARPVRAILFDKGEGNNWALGWHQDRTIAVRTRVDVPGFGPWSVKQGLLHVEPPFAVIEGMVTLRVHLDAVPADNAPLLIAPGSHRLGRVPEGEVAGAVARCGTATCLAAAGDAWLYATPILHASAAASGHAHRRVLQVDFSAAPLPGGLDWLGIG, from the coding sequence TTGGCATTTACGCTTGAAGACCATGGGGCAGCGCATCTTCCCGGTGCGGCTGCCCCTTTTCTGTCCGCGCTCGAAGCGCTGGCGTCTCGGGTGCCGGTGGCGCGCGGCGGCGTGCGGTTGCATGGCGTAGAGGGGCTGGCGGAACTGCTTGCGCCCGATGTGCTGGGTGCTGCGGCGGTGCAGGTCCTGGGCGCCGACGCGCGTCCTGTCCGCGCGATCCTGTTCGACAAAGGCGAGGGCAACAACTGGGCGCTGGGCTGGCATCAGGACCGCACGATCGCGGTGCGCACGCGCGTCGATGTTCCGGGCTTCGGGCCCTGGTCAGTGAAGCAGGGATTGCTCCACGTGGAACCACCGTTCGCGGTGATCGAGGGCATGGTCACGCTGCGGGTGCATCTGGATGCCGTGCCCGCCGACAACGCGCCGTTGCTGATCGCGCCCGGATCGCACCGGCTGGGCCGCGTCCCCGAAGGCGAGGTTGCGGGCGCGGTCGCGCGCTGCGGGACGGCGACCTGCCTCGCGGCGGCGGGGGATGCCTGGCTCTATGCGACGCCGATCCTACATGCCTCTGCCGCTGCTTCGGGCCACGCGCACCGGCGGGTCCTCCAGGTGGATTTCTCCGCCGCACCGCTGCCCGGCGGGCTCGACTGGCTGGGTATTGGATAA
- a CDS encoding electron transfer flavoprotein subunit beta/FixA family protein has translation MKVLVPVKRVLDYNVKPRVKADGTGVDLANVKMSMNPFDEIAIEEAVRLKEKGVATEVVVVTIGVPKAETDVLLTARAMGADRGILIVTEDEVEPLAVAKLLAKVAEEEQPGLIILGKQAIDDDANQTGQMLAALLGWPQGTFASKVEVTGERVAVTREVDGGLETVDLKLPAIVTTDLRLNEPRYATLPNIMKAKSKPIAKKTVADYGVDVTPRLTTHKVVEPGKRSAGIKVGSVDELVEKLKGMGVAK, from the coding sequence ATGAAAGTCCTGGTGCCGGTCAAGCGGGTGCTTGACTATAATGTGAAGCCTCGCGTGAAGGCGGACGGGACGGGGGTCGACCTCGCCAACGTCAAGATGAGCATGAACCCGTTCGACGAGATCGCGATCGAGGAAGCCGTGCGCCTGAAGGAAAAGGGCGTCGCGACCGAAGTCGTGGTGGTGACGATCGGCGTTCCCAAGGCCGAGACCGACGTGCTGCTGACCGCGCGCGCGATGGGCGCCGATCGCGGCATCCTGATCGTGACCGAGGACGAAGTCGAGCCGCTGGCCGTCGCCAAGCTGCTCGCCAAGGTCGCCGAGGAGGAACAGCCGGGGCTGATCATCCTGGGCAAGCAGGCGATCGACGATGACGCCAACCAGACCGGCCAGATGCTCGCCGCGCTGCTCGGCTGGCCGCAGGGCACCTTCGCGTCGAAGGTCGAAGTGACCGGCGAGCGCGTCGCGGTGACGCGCGAAGTCGATGGCGGGCTGGAGACGGTCGATCTCAAGCTCCCCGCGATCGTCACCACCGATCTGCGCCTCAACGAGCCGCGCTATGCGACACTGCCCAACATCATGAAGGCCAAGTCCAAGCCGATCGCGAAGAAGACCGTCGCCGATTACGGCGTCGACGTCACGCCGCGGCTGACCACGCACAAGGTCGTCGAGCCCGGCAAGCGCAGCGCGGGCATCAAGGTGGGCTCGGTCGACGAGCTGGTCGAGAAGCTCAAGGGCATGGGAGTCGCGAAATGA
- the nhaA gene encoding Na+/H+ antiporter NhaA — MTRAFLHGEAAGGIVLMAAAALAMLVANVPHWSEAYFHMLHFVTGPVISPRYGPMTLHLWINDAAMAVFFLLVGLEIKREFVDGRLNSWERRRLPVLAAAAGMAVPALFYLGVTRAYPELHGGWAIPAATDIAFAIGVLAILGPRAPTSLKLFLTTVAIVDDMGAVAIIAVGYTEGIDFAALAGAGIVLAAMFALNRAGSQRLIVYLLLAVLLWYFVFLSGVHATIAGVAAAMTIPIVKTPAAPDAAHSPLHRLEHGLHPWSAFLIVPLFGFANAGVSLAGLSPAILLAPLPLGIALGLFAGKQLGILGAIWLAVRTRFAPRPGGATWLQIYGVSLLAGIGFTMSLFIGGLAFPGRPELVDEVKIGVLTGSVLSALVGFAVLRFAPIRPMPDPLGENRITD; from the coding sequence ATGACACGGGCCTTCCTGCACGGCGAGGCTGCGGGCGGGATCGTGCTGATGGCGGCGGCGGCGCTGGCGATGCTGGTGGCGAACGTACCGCATTGGTCCGAAGCCTATTTCCATATGCTCCATTTCGTGACCGGCCCGGTCATCAGCCCCCGCTACGGCCCGATGACGCTGCATTTGTGGATCAACGACGCGGCGATGGCGGTATTCTTCCTGCTCGTCGGGCTGGAGATCAAACGCGAGTTCGTCGACGGGCGGCTCAATAGCTGGGAGCGCCGGCGGCTGCCGGTGCTTGCGGCAGCGGCGGGGATGGCGGTGCCTGCGCTCTTCTATCTGGGCGTGACTCGCGCCTATCCCGAACTCCATGGCGGCTGGGCGATCCCGGCGGCGACCGACATCGCCTTTGCGATCGGGGTGCTCGCGATCCTGGGGCCACGCGCGCCGACCTCGCTCAAGCTGTTCCTGACCACGGTGGCGATCGTCGACGACATGGGCGCGGTGGCAATCATCGCCGTGGGCTATACCGAGGGCATTGATTTCGCTGCGCTCGCCGGGGCGGGAATCGTGCTGGCGGCGATGTTCGCGCTCAACCGTGCCGGGTCGCAGCGGCTGATCGTCTATCTGCTGCTCGCAGTGCTGCTCTGGTATTTCGTGTTCCTGTCCGGCGTGCATGCCACGATCGCCGGAGTCGCCGCCGCGATGACCATCCCGATCGTCAAGACCCCCGCGGCGCCCGATGCCGCGCATTCGCCGCTGCACCGGCTCGAACATGGGCTCCACCCCTGGTCGGCGTTCCTGATCGTGCCGCTGTTCGGCTTTGCCAATGCCGGCGTGTCGCTGGCGGGGCTGTCACCCGCGATCCTGCTCGCGCCGCTCCCGCTGGGCATCGCGCTGGGGCTGTTCGCGGGGAAGCAGCTGGGGATATTGGGGGCGATCTGGCTTGCGGTGCGCACCCGCTTTGCCCCCCGTCCGGGCGGGGCAACCTGGCTGCAAATCTATGGCGTGTCGCTGCTCGCGGGGATCGGCTTCACGATGAGCCTGTTCATCGGCGGGCTGGCGTTTCCCGGGCGGCCCGAACTGGTCGACGAAGTGAAGATCGGCGTGCTCACCGGGTCGGTGCTCTCGGCGCTGGTCGGATTTGCGGTGCTCCGGTTCGCGCCGATCCGCCCGATGCCCGACCCGCTTGGCGAAAACCGCATCACCGATTAG
- a CDS encoding sterol desaturase family protein — protein MDIVTGILIFVATVLGMELFAYAAHRWVMHGPGWFLHASHHRPRPGAFELNDLYAAIFAVPSIVLLLGGVRLGWWPGFTWIGAGIAAYGAIYFGFHDVIVHRRLRTGYVPRSSYMKRIVQAHRLHHAVGTKHGTVSFGFLWAPRPEILKAKLKASGVLTQVGTKGD, from the coding sequence ATGGACATCGTGACCGGCATCCTGATCTTCGTTGCGACCGTGCTCGGCATGGAGCTGTTCGCCTATGCGGCGCATCGCTGGGTGATGCACGGCCCCGGATGGTTCCTCCACGCCAGCCACCATCGCCCCCGCCCCGGCGCGTTCGAGTTGAACGACCTGTATGCCGCGATCTTTGCGGTGCCGTCGATCGTGCTGCTGCTCGGCGGAGTGCGGCTGGGTTGGTGGCCGGGTTTTACGTGGATCGGCGCAGGGATCGCCGCGTACGGCGCGATCTATTTCGGGTTCCACGACGTGATCGTCCACCGCCGGCTGCGCACCGGCTATGTCCCGCGCTCGTCGTACATGAAGCGGATCGTCCAGGCGCACCGGCTGCACCATGCCGTGGGGACCAAGCACGGCACCGTCAGCTTCGGGTTCCTGTGGGCGCCGCGACCAGAAATACTCAAGGCAAAGCTCAAGGCGAGCGGCGTGTTAACCCAGGTTGGCACGAAGGGAGATTGA
- a CDS encoding YcgN family cysteine cluster protein yields the protein MSERFWETKPLSKLDRAQWEALCDGCGKCCLHKLEDDETGELLPTNVACRLLDRRMGMCSDYKHRHAYVSECVRLNNNNVSGIEWLPSTCAYRLRAAGEALPEWHYLVCGDREAVHRAGESTRGWTVSEDDVGDLEHHLVDRIL from the coding sequence GTGAGCGAACGTTTCTGGGAAACCAAGCCGCTCTCGAAGCTCGACCGCGCGCAATGGGAGGCGTTGTGCGACGGCTGCGGCAAATGCTGCCTCCACAAGCTCGAGGATGACGAGACCGGCGAATTGCTCCCGACCAACGTCGCCTGCCGGCTGCTCGATCGGCGGATGGGGATGTGCAGCGATTACAAGCACCGCCACGCCTATGTCAGCGAGTGCGTGCGGCTGAACAACAACAATGTCAGCGGCATCGAATGGCTGCCCTCGACCTGCGCCTATCGGCTGCGCGCGGCGGGCGAGGCGTTGCCCGAATGGCATTATCTGGTGTGCGGCGACCGCGAGGCGGTGCACCGCGCGGGCGAGTCGACGCGCGGCTGGACGGTGTCCGAGGACGATGTCGGCGACCTGGAGCACCATCTGGTCGACCGTATCCTGTGA
- a CDS encoding electron transfer flavoprotein subunit alpha/FixB family protein — protein MKTLVWVEHDNQSVKDATLAVVTAASKLGEVHLLVAGEGVAAVAQEAAKIAGVGKVHVADDAAYGHALAENVAPLVAALMDSHDAVLFPATTNGKNIAPRVAALLDVMQVSDILSVEGPDTFTRPIYAGNAIATVQTSDKKLVLTVRGTAFAKAETSGGSGVVEAVSATGDAGLSSFVSAEIAKSVRPELTSAKVIVSGGRALQNGENFHALIEPLADKLGAAVGASRAAVDAGYVPNDYQVGQTGKIVAPEVYIAVGISGAIQHLAGMKDSKTIIAINKDEDAPIFQVADIGLVGDLFKLVPELTEKL, from the coding sequence ATGAAGACGTTGGTCTGGGTCGAACACGACAATCAGAGCGTCAAGGACGCGACTTTGGCAGTGGTCACCGCTGCTTCGAAGCTGGGTGAAGTGCATCTGCTCGTCGCGGGCGAAGGCGTCGCCGCTGTGGCCCAGGAAGCCGCGAAGATCGCGGGCGTCGGCAAGGTCCATGTCGCCGACGACGCGGCCTATGGCCATGCGCTCGCCGAGAATGTCGCACCTCTGGTGGCCGCGCTGATGGACAGCCATGACGCGGTGCTGTTCCCCGCGACGACCAACGGCAAGAACATCGCGCCGCGCGTCGCAGCCCTGCTCGACGTGATGCAGGTCAGCGACATCCTGTCGGTCGAGGGGCCGGATACTTTCACCCGCCCGATCTATGCGGGCAACGCGATTGCCACCGTCCAGACCAGCGACAAGAAGCTGGTGCTCACCGTGCGCGGCACGGCCTTTGCCAAGGCAGAGACCAGCGGCGGCAGCGGCGTGGTCGAAGCCGTTTCGGCTACGGGCGATGCCGGGCTCTCCAGCTTCGTCTCGGCGGAAATCGCCAAGTCGGTCCGCCCCGAGCTGACCAGCGCCAAGGTGATCGTGTCGGGCGGCCGCGCGCTCCAGAATGGCGAGAATTTCCACGCGCTGATCGAGCCGCTCGCCGACAAGCTCGGCGCCGCGGTCGGTGCATCGCGCGCGGCGGTCGACGCGGGCTATGTCCCCAATGACTATCAGGTCGGCCAGACCGGCAAGATCGTCGCCCCCGAAGTCTATATCGCAGTCGGCATTTCCGGCGCGATCCAGCATCTGGCGGGGATGAAGGACAGCAAGACGATCATCGCGATCAACAAGGACGAGGACGCCCCGATCTTCCAGGTCGCGGACATCGGACTGGTCGGCGACCTGTTCAAGCTGGTGCCGGAGCTGACCGAAAAGCTCTGA
- a CDS encoding M48 family metallopeptidase, with protein MTPAVEIVRHARARRMRLAIDPRDGRVRLTLPPRASLKKALAWAEEQREWIAAQQARLPQSQPFVPGARFAFRGREVEIAWSATAKRTPTLEGDRLVCGGPAEGLDRRVERWLRGEALRVLSEETAYYAARAGVGVTRVSIGDPRGRWGSCAASGAIRYSWRLILAPDFVRRATVAHEVAHRVHMNHAPAFHRLVDALYEGDPAEARAWLRAQGAALHWVGRPADSE; from the coding sequence GTGACCCCGGCGGTCGAGATCGTCCGCCATGCCCGCGCCCGGCGGATGCGGCTGGCGATCGATCCCCGCGACGGGCGCGTACGGCTCACCCTGCCACCGCGCGCTTCGCTTAAGAAAGCGCTGGCCTGGGCCGAGGAACAGCGCGAGTGGATCGCGGCGCAGCAGGCGCGGCTGCCGCAATCCCAACCCTTTGTTCCCGGCGCGCGTTTCGCCTTTCGCGGGCGCGAGGTCGAGATTGCATGGTCCGCGACCGCCAAGCGCACCCCGACGCTCGAAGGCGACCGGCTGGTGTGCGGCGGCCCTGCCGAGGGGCTCGATCGCCGAGTCGAGCGCTGGCTGCGCGGCGAGGCATTGCGGGTGCTGAGCGAAGAGACCGCTTATTATGCCGCGCGCGCCGGCGTCGGCGTCACCCGCGTCTCGATCGGCGATCCGCGCGGGCGCTGGGGGAGTTGTGCCGCGTCGGGGGCGATCCGCTATAGCTGGCGGCTGATCCTGGCGCCCGATTTCGTCCGCCGCGCAACCGTGGCGCACGAAGTCGCGCACCGCGTCCATATGAACCATGCGCCCGCGTTCCACCGGCTGGTCGACGCGCTCTACGAAGGCGATCCGGCGGAGGCGCGGGCGTGGCTGCGCGCACAGGGCGCCGCGCTGCACTGGGTCGGGCGTCCCGCCGACTCGGAATAA
- a CDS encoding transglycosylase domain-containing protein, translating to MANPPKRSKASPVRSGARWKRIALWIAISGGAAALVAAIALAIAVYSTRASLPSYDELKSSPNGQMIRVHAVDGTVLVSLGPSYGEWIPSDQIPQVMKDAIIATEDRRFESHFGIDPVGIVRGIRDSVARKGRVSAVSTITQQLARNVFLSLKRSYGRKAREAVLALALERKFSKDQILELYLNKVYFGGGAYGIDAASRKFFGHSATNLSLAEAAVIAGLVKAPSHYSPSADAEAAVDRASVVLSLMAETGKISEAQARATDPKSVKLAPEPRQNSVRYFTDWALPQLEVLIDESDAPLEVWTTLDLNMQRAADEAIRRNAPGDAQGALVSLDRDGAVRAMVGGKDYVASIYNRATQATRQPGSSFKLFVYLAALEAGHKPDDIVVDEPVTIAGWTPRNNSRRNSGEITLRTAFAYSINTIAAKLGQEVGFGTVADMARRFGITTPINTQPAMVLGTSNVRLIDMTRAFASVGQKGVAVTPFGITRVTANGAVIYSHEVDTSHVLVAPYVAAQMTDLLQTAVATGSGRAAQIGRPVAGKTGTTTSNKDGWFLGFSSGLTTGVWMGRDDARTVPGLQGGTAPARAFAAFMGKAVAGRPVENFDTKVTLPEWELEPEDNAYYAAPDNGVFVDEDGNPVPQQEQPTDPRGAPAEQAPEDRIDQDWIDRMTGNAPPAGQPAPGRAPRDSGRTVIVPPPPMDRATPRPRDLE from the coding sequence ATGGCGAACCCCCCGAAACGTTCCAAGGCCTCCCCGGTGCGCAGCGGCGCCCGGTGGAAGCGTATCGCGCTATGGATTGCGATCAGCGGAGGCGCCGCGGCGCTGGTCGCGGCGATCGCGCTGGCGATCGCAGTCTATTCGACGCGCGCCTCGCTGCCGAGCTATGACGAGCTGAAATCCTCGCCCAACGGCCAGATGATCCGCGTCCATGCGGTCGACGGCACGGTGCTGGTGTCGCTCGGGCCGAGCTATGGCGAATGGATCCCGTCCGACCAGATTCCGCAGGTGATGAAGGACGCGATCATCGCGACCGAGGACCGGCGCTTCGAATCGCATTTCGGCATCGATCCGGTCGGCATCGTCCGCGGCATCCGCGACAGCGTCGCGCGCAAGGGGCGAGTCAGCGCAGTCTCGACGATCACCCAGCAGCTCGCGCGCAACGTCTTTCTGTCGCTCAAGCGCTCCTATGGCCGCAAGGCGCGCGAGGCGGTGCTGGCGCTCGCGCTGGAGCGCAAATTCAGCAAGGACCAGATCCTCGAGCTGTACCTCAACAAGGTGTATTTCGGCGGCGGCGCCTATGGCATCGATGCCGCGAGCCGCAAATTCTTCGGCCATTCGGCGACGAATCTGAGCCTGGCCGAGGCCGCGGTGATCGCCGGGCTGGTCAAGGCGCCGTCGCATTACTCGCCCAGCGCCGATGCCGAGGCAGCCGTGGATCGCGCCAGCGTGGTGCTGAGCCTGATGGCCGAGACCGGCAAGATCAGCGAAGCGCAGGCACGCGCCACCGATCCCAAATCGGTCAAACTCGCGCCCGAGCCGCGCCAGAACAGCGTGCGCTATTTCACCGACTGGGCGCTGCCGCAGCTCGAAGTGCTGATCGACGAAAGCGACGCCCCGCTCGAGGTGTGGACGACGCTCGACCTCAACATGCAGCGCGCCGCCGACGAGGCGATCCGGCGCAATGCCCCCGGCGACGCGCAGGGCGCGCTGGTCAGCCTCGACCGCGACGGCGCGGTGCGCGCGATGGTGGGCGGCAAGGATTATGTCGCGTCGATCTACAACCGCGCGACTCAGGCGACGCGCCAGCCGGGATCGTCGTTCAAGCTGTTCGTCTATCTCGCCGCGCTCGAAGCGGGGCATAAGCCCGACGACATCGTCGTCGACGAGCCGGTGACGATCGCCGGCTGGACCCCGCGCAACAATTCGCGCCGCAATTCGGGCGAGATCACGCTGCGCACCGCCTTTGCCTATTCGATCAACACGATCGCGGCGAAGCTGGGGCAGGAAGTCGGCTTCGGCACCGTCGCCGACATGGCGCGCCGGTTCGGCATCACCACGCCGATCAACACCCAGCCGGCGATGGTGCTCGGCACCTCCAACGTCCGGCTGATCGACATGACCCGCGCCTTTGCGTCGGTGGGGCAGAAGGGCGTGGCGGTCACGCCGTTCGGCATCACCCGCGTGACCGCGAACGGCGCCGTGATCTACAGCCACGAAGTCGACACCAGCCATGTCCTCGTTGCGCCCTATGTCGCCGCGCAGATGACCGACCTGCTCCAGACCGCAGTCGCGACCGGATCGGGCCGCGCCGCCCAGATCGGGCGCCCGGTGGCGGGCAAGACCGGCACGACGACGTCGAACAAGGATGGCTGGTTCCTCGGCTTCTCGTCGGGGCTGACCACGGGGGTGTGGATGGGACGCGACGATGCGCGGACGGTCCCCGGGCTCCAGGGCGGCACTGCGCCTGCGCGTGCCTTTGCCGCATTCATGGGCAAGGCCGTGGCCGGGCGCCCGGTCGAGAATTTCGACACCAAGGTGACGCTGCCCGAATGGGAGCTCGAACCCGAGGACAATGCCTATTACGCCGCGCCCGACAATGGCGTGTTCGTCGACGAGGACGGCAACCCGGTGCCGCAGCAGGAGCAACCCACCGACCCGCGCGGCGCGCCCGCCGAACAAGCGCCGGAGGATCGCATCGACCAGGACTGGATCGACCGGATGACCGGCAATGCCCCGCCCGCAGGACAGCCCGCCCCCGGCCGGGCGCCGCGCGATTCGGGTCGCACGGTGATCGTGCCGCCGCCACCGATGGACCGCGCCACGCCACGCCCGCGCGATCTGGAATAG
- a CDS encoding SCO family protein yields MNRMFFAPALALVAAPLAGCGGAADQPPLAGARIGGPFALTDQNGRTVRDTDFAGRYRIVYFGYTYCPDVCPTDMQKIGQAMRELDRTDAKVAQKVVPIFITVDPERDTPAAIKQFVANFHPRIVGLTGTPEQIAKVAKDYAVYFKKQPAGAGGGYLVDHLAVAFLMGPQGEPIASLPIDKDGAAIAEQVRHWVR; encoded by the coding sequence ATGAATAGGATGTTTTTTGCGCCCGCGCTGGCGCTTGTCGCGGCGCCGCTTGCCGGGTGCGGCGGCGCTGCCGATCAGCCCCCGCTTGCGGGCGCGCGGATCGGCGGCCCCTTTGCGTTGACCGACCAGAATGGCCGGACGGTGCGCGATACCGATTTCGCCGGTCGCTACCGGATCGTCTATTTCGGCTATACCTATTGCCCCGATGTTTGCCCCACCGACATGCAGAAGATCGGCCAGGCGATGCGCGAACTCGACCGGACCGATGCGAAGGTCGCGCAGAAGGTCGTGCCGATCTTCATCACGGTCGATCCGGAGCGCGACACGCCGGCGGCGATCAAGCAGTTCGTCGCCAATTTCCATCCGCGGATCGTCGGGCTGACCGGCACGCCCGAGCAGATCGCCAAGGTCGCGAAGGATTATGCGGTCTATTTCAAGAAACAGCCCGCGGGTGCCGGCGGCGGCTATCTGGTCGATCACCTCGCGGTCGCGTTCCTGATGGGGCCGCAGGGCGAGCCGATCGCGTCGCTGCCGATCGACAAGGACGGCGCCGCGATCGCCGAACAGGTCAGGCACTGGGTCCGGTGA
- the sucC gene encoding ADP-forming succinate--CoA ligase subunit beta, with the protein MNIHEYQAKELLAKFGVPVPAGFAAMSVEEAVEASKKLPGQLYVVKAQIHAGGRGKGKFKELSPEAKGGVRLAKTEEEVRAAAADMLGNTLVTIQTGDAGKQVNRLYVTDGVDIAKEFYLALLVNRASGRIGMVVSTEGGMDIETVAHDTPEKIHTIDIDPATGFMPHHGRAVANALGLSGDLAKQAASTASKLYDAFLGTDAAQIEINPLAVTEDGKLMVLDAKVGFDSNALFRHPDLMELRDETEEDPAELEASKYDLAYIKLDGDIGCMVNGAGLAMATMDIIKLNGMFPANFLDVGGGATKEKVTAAFKIILSDPAVKGILVNIFGGIMRCDIIAEGIVAAAKEVNLSVPLVVRLEGTNVEKGKEILATSGLAIVPANDLGDAAQKIVAEVKKVA; encoded by the coding sequence ATGAACATTCACGAATATCAGGCCAAGGAATTGCTGGCGAAGTTCGGCGTGCCCGTCCCCGCCGGCTTTGCTGCGATGAGCGTCGAGGAGGCCGTCGAGGCTTCGAAGAAGCTCCCCGGGCAGCTTTATGTCGTCAAGGCGCAGATTCATGCCGGTGGCCGTGGCAAGGGCAAGTTCAAGGAGCTGTCGCCCGAGGCCAAGGGCGGCGTCCGCCTCGCCAAGACCGAGGAAGAGGTTCGCGCCGCCGCTGCCGACATGCTCGGCAACACGCTGGTGACGATCCAGACCGGCGACGCCGGCAAGCAGGTCAACCGCCTCTACGTCACCGACGGCGTCGACATCGCCAAGGAATTCTACCTCGCGCTGCTCGTCAATCGTGCGTCGGGCCGGATCGGCATGGTCGTCTCGACCGAAGGCGGGATGGACATCGAAACCGTCGCGCACGACACGCCGGAAAAGATCCACACGATCGACATCGACCCTGCGACCGGCTTCATGCCGCACCATGGCCGCGCCGTCGCCAACGCGCTGGGCCTGAGCGGCGACCTCGCCAAGCAGGCGGCGTCGACGGCGTCGAAGCTGTATGATGCGTTCCTCGGCACCGACGCCGCGCAGATCGAGATCAATCCGCTGGCGGTCACCGAGGACGGCAAGCTGATGGTGCTCGACGCCAAGGTCGGCTTCGATTCGAACGCGCTGTTCCGCCACCCCGACCTGATGGAACTGCGCGACGAGACCGAGGAAGACCCGGCCGAGCTGGAAGCGTCCAAGTACGACCTGGCCTATATCAAGCTCGACGGCGACATCGGCTGCATGGTCAACGGCGCCGGCCTCGCAATGGCGACGATGGACATCATCAAGCTCAACGGCATGTTCCCGGCGAACTTCCTCGACGTCGGCGGCGGCGCGACCAAGGAAAAGGTCACGGCGGCGTTCAAGATCATCCTGAGCGATCCGGCGGTAAAGGGCATCCTCGTCAACATCTTCGGCGGGATCATGCGCTGCGACATCATCGCCGAGGGCATCGTCGCCGCGGCCAAGGAAGTGAACCTTTCGGTGCCGCTGGTCGTTCGCCTCGAAGGGACGAACGTCGAGAAGGGCAAGGAAATCCTCGCCACTTCGGGGCTGGCGATCGTTCCCGCCAACGACCTGGGCGACGCCGCGCAGAAGATCGTGGCGGAAGTGAAGAAGGTCGCGTGA
- the msrB gene encoding peptide-methionine (R)-S-oxide reductase MsrB, with product MEQLNLSESEWRKRLSPEQFHVLREAGTERAFSGRYNNNKADGVYRCAGCQLELFDSVDKYDSGSGWPSFTQPILAERVVEHADTSHGMRRVEARCARCDGHLGHVFPDGPPPTGLRYCMNSVSLDFRSRGGNPTAASSGEAAGS from the coding sequence ATGGAACAGCTCAACCTGTCCGAATCCGAATGGCGCAAGCGTCTTTCGCCCGAACAATTCCATGTGCTGCGCGAAGCGGGCACCGAACGCGCGTTTTCGGGGCGGTACAACAATAACAAGGCCGACGGCGTCTATCGCTGCGCCGGGTGCCAGCTCGAATTGTTCGACAGCGTCGACAAATATGATTCGGGATCGGGCTGGCCCAGCTTCACCCAGCCGATCCTGGCCGAGCGCGTGGTCGAACATGCCGATACCAGCCACGGGATGCGCCGCGTCGAGGCGCGCTGCGCCCGGTGCGACGGCCATCTCGGCCATGTCTTTCCCGACGGGCCACCGCCCACCGGGCTGCGCTATTGCATGAATTCGGTGAGCCTCGATTTCCGTTCACGTGGCGGAAACCCGACCGCAGCTAGCAGCGGCGAGGCAGCCGGCTCCTAA
- a CDS encoding ankyrin repeat domain-containing protein: protein MVLRAFRLAAAAALVFSATPAFAQKFSDGYEFLEAVRKADGTKVNKFLQDKSLRIVNTKDRRNGQGALHIVAERRDQVYLRALLQADDANPNIQDREGNTPLIVAVNQSWAEGVSILMKYRANINLPNAAGESPLIRAVLIHDANIVRMLLDAGANPDRGDYRTGKTARDYAAQETRFPAIARLLANAPKGGAGGTAAAGPKL from the coding sequence ATGGTGCTCCGTGCGTTCCGACTGGCGGCCGCCGCCGCGCTGGTGTTTTCCGCCACGCCGGCATTCGCGCAGAAATTTTCCGATGGTTATGAGTTCCTTGAGGCGGTGCGCAAGGCCGACGGGACCAAGGTCAACAAGTTCCTCCAGGACAAGTCGCTCCGGATCGTCAACACCAAGGACCGCCGCAACGGCCAGGGCGCGCTGCACATCGTCGCCGAACGCCGCGACCAGGTCTATCTCCGCGCGCTGCTCCAGGCGGACGATGCCAACCCCAATATCCAGGACCGCGAGGGCAATACCCCGCTGATCGTCGCGGTGAACCAGAGTTGGGCCGAGGGCGTATCGATCCTCATGAAATATCGCGCGAATATCAACCTTCCCAATGCGGCGGGCGAGAGCCCGCTGATCCGCGCGGTGCTGATCCATGACGCGAATATCGTCCGGATGCTGCTCGACGCCGGCGCCAATCCCGATCGCGGCGATTATCGCACCGGTAAGACCGCGCGCGACTATGCCGCCCAGGAAACGCGGTTTCCGGCGATTGCGCGGTTGCTGGCAAACGCGCCCAAGGGCGGTGCCGGCGGCACTGCCGCGGCGGGCCCGAAGCTCTAA